ACAAGAAGGGCGAGGCTGAATGTACGTTTCATAGATGCCTCCCAAAAAATCTTTCGCGTATGGAGGCCGCCGGCGGCGGCCTCCGGCAATGCGTTCAGGCGCTGACCGCGAATTCCGTCATCATGCCGGTCGAAAGGTGCGGCATGTGGTGGCAGTGCAGCATCCAGCGTGCGGCCTCTCCGGCATCGAGCGCCACTGTCACCATCGCCATCGGCGGCACGTAAACCGTGTCGCGCAGGGCGCCGATGATGGCCCTGCCGTTGACGTTGACCACCTGGAACACATGCCCGTGCAGGTGCATCGGATGGCCCATCATCGACATGTTGTGGAACGTGATCTCCACGCGTTCGCCGGATTTTGCCTGTAGCGGGGTGTGGTTGCCCCAGCTACGGCCGTCGATGGTCCAGCCATAGGGCATCATGCCGCCCTGCAGCATCATCATATGCGTCCGGTCGACCGGGCGCGGGGCGACAGGCGCGATGGCGGTAGCGGTGGCGCCCTTGAGCAGGACCTCCTGTGCCAGATCGGTATCGAAGGCGCGGGTTTCCTCGTCGCTCAGTGCGGTGATCCTCGGCACCGCCGCCCCCGGCGTTGCCAGAACCAGCCCGGTGCGCTCGCGCGCGCCCTCGCGCAGTGCGAGAACCGGGAAGGCCCCGGACCCCGGCAGGTCAAGTTCAATGTCAAGCCGCTGACCCATGGCAAGGCCGAAGCGGCGCCCTGCTACCGGTTCGACGGCATGCCCGTCGGTTGCGACCAGCCGCGCCGGAACTTCGCCCGGGTCGATCCAGAAGCTTGTCGCGGCGGCGGCATTGATGACGCGCAGCAGCACGCGCCCGCCACGTTCGACCGGCACCACCTCGGGGTCCGACAGTGTGCGGTCATTGGCGAGGTAGGCGTCGAAGTCGAAGTCGTTCAGGTCCATCGCCATCCCGTTCATCGCCATGCCGCCCATCTGCATGCCGCCGTGGTTCATCCCAGCCATGCCACCCACGGAGCTCTCTGCGCCCATCGCCGACATGTCGTGATCGGCCATGCCCGCGGTGATCTCGGCCAGCACCTGGTCGGCCGGACGGAACGAGAAGTCGTGCAGGAACATCACCACTTCCTGTCTGTCGGCAGCGAGATCTTCGGGTCGCCGTACGATCAGAGGCGCGGCCAGCAGAGTCATCTCCTGCACTGGCACATGGCTGTGCATCCAGTGCGTGCCGGGCCGCGCCTCGAAATCATACGACCGCGTTTCTCCCGGAGCGAGAAGTGGCATCGGCATGTCGGGGACCCCGTCCTGCAGGTTGGGCGGGATCTGACCGTGCCAATGGATGATCGTACCGATGTCGAGATCGTTGGTCAGGTCGACCCGGAACCTCTGGCCAGGGTCGAGGACCAGTCCCTGACCGCCGGGACCGGAAAGTCCGAAGACGGTGGCGGCTCTCCCTTCGATATCGAGCGTGCGCGTTGTGGCAGAGAGGCCAATCGGTGCCACCGCCTGCGCGAAGGCGGTGCGGGGCATCTGTGCCGCGCCAATGGCCGCAGCAGTTGCGGCGAGAAAGCCGCGTCGTGAAAGAGAATTCATGGTCGTCTCCTCGGGACATCCCGTCCCGTTCATAATGGCCGATGGGACGCCGCGGGCATCGGCCCGGGCGCGATCAGAGGAGACGGAGTTTGGGCGGTCGTTCGCTCAGGGCTGGCGCGCGGCTGACGTGGCTTGCCTCGGCAGAAAATCCATGACGGGAGGGCACGTAGGCGTGTGCATCTGCCGCGGGGGGCCATATCAGGAAAGCCATGAAGCCAGCACAGACGAATTCGCACAGCTCGGCACTGGTCGAATCACAGGGCCCGGCAATTTCGCAGGACGGAGCGGCAGTCGTGGGCGTGATAACCATCTCACCGACGCTCATCGCGTGACCCTCGCTGTTGTCCATGCGCGCGGCATGTGCCGATGCCACCGTCGTCACTACGGTGATCGCGAGAATGGCAAGCAAGGTCATGATACGGGCGAGCATGACGAGAAGATAATTACGGCTCACGAGATTGTCCATTGTCGCGAACGGCCAGATTCAGGCAGAACTGTCACGTCACCGTGACGCCGGAACGATCCGACCGCCATCTGTGAGGAAAGCATGAGAAAAAGCCGGTGGAAGACGGTCGGAGGAGGTGCGCTCACCGCAGGCTTGATCGCTGCAGTGTCTTCTGGCTGGTACTATTCCCGTCCTGCATCCTCCGTCAGGATTCTTGCGGATGGTATCGCGCAAGGTCGGCAGGTCTACGCGGATCAGTGCGCCTCCTGCCACGGTCCGGATCTGGCGGGCCAGCCTGATTGGAGCACGCCGCTTCCCTCCGGTCGATTGCCCGCTCCGCCGCATGACGCGAGCGGCCACACATGGCACCATTCCGACGAGATTCTGTTCCGCATCGTCAGGGAAGGTACCGCCGCCATCGTCGGAGGCGGTTACGAGAGCGACATGCCCGGCTTCGCAGACGTACTGAGCGATGCCGAGATCCGTGCCGTGCTCGACTATATCAAGAGCACTTGGCCGGAGCGCGAGCGCACCTATCAGTTGGAAGTCTCGCGCTCCGGATGAGGGGCGCCCCACGAAACGGAGACCGCATACGGTATCCTTGTCGTCTGGCTTCATCAGAGCGGTTTCAATAGCACCGGCGAAGAGGTCGCTTCCCGCGAGGCGGTCGAGCCGCGACACCCCGCCAAGTCATCAGTTGCGTGTGGTGGCTGCAGGCCTCGATTCAAGCCAGGTTATCCCAAGAGCGCTACAGCGAATGATTATTCGTTCGGCGTTGCGAAAGCTCGCGATAGAGCGCTTCCCGCGTGACGCCCAATTCCGCTGCCACCTCCTGCCAGCGGCCTTTCTCAGGTAGAGCGTTCCCTTCTCCGAGCCACGCGTCGAGACGGTCCGCAACCCTTGTCAACGACCGGATCTCCGACCTGAGCCGCGCCGCCTGAACGCTGCGGGCCAGCAGCGCGGACCAGCCTGTCGCCAGTGCGGGATCATCGGCCAGCGCCGACAGGAAGCGCTGTTTTGGCAGACCCGCCACCGCGCTTTCTTCAGCGGCAATAGCATCGCAGTGATACCGGGATGAGTAGGCTGAGGCTTCGGCGACGACCCCGCCCGGACCCGCGTTCTGCAAAACCATTTGCGCGCCATGCGTCGTGTGGCGTTGCAGGTGCACTCTGCCGGAGCGCACCATGAAGATGTCAGCGACATCTTCGCCCGCAGCGAACAGCGTCTCACCGGGGGCAAGCCCGGTGTCGCGTGCATTCTTAAAAAGCAGGGAGATCGACGTCTGCATGATCGTGATCATATGACTGTCGTCATTCCTCTGCAACAAGGGGGCCACGCACCCAATGGAGGCCCCATGATCCGTCTTGTGTTCATCGTCGCATTTCTTTCAGTTCCCGGCCTGGCGCTGGCGCAGAATGCGACCGCACCACACGAAGGCATGCAGCATGGGCAGCACATGCCCGGCATCTCCCACGAGGGTCATGGGATGAACGCGGACGCCGTTCCCGCAGAGATCATGGAGGGGGGTCAATCTGCCTTCGCCGCCATTCAGGAGATCGTTGCGCAGTTGATGGCGGATCCGACGACAGACTGGAGCCGCGTCGATATCGAGGCACTTCGTCAGCATCTCATCGACATGGACAACGTGACGCTCCGCGCCCGCGTCCGCCTCGAGGAAGTAGAAGGCGGCGCCCGCTTCGAGGCGACTTCGGAAGACGCGGCCGTCACCACCTCGATCCGCGCCATGGTCCCGGCGCACGCAGAGACCATGGACGGTGTCGAGGGCTGGACAATGCAGGCGGCGGAGATCCCGGGGGGCGCGGCCTTGGTCGTGACCGGCGCGGACCCTGACCGGATCAGGGCCCTTGGGTTCATTGGAATGATGACGGTTGGCATGCATCACCAAGCCCATCACCTCGCGCTGGCGGCCGGGCAAAATCCACACGCGCATTGAGTCCGTGAAGGACACCAACGGTTCGGGGCTTTCTGGATGCGACTTCGGCGCGCGCGAACACAGGCGGATGAGCGCGTTGCAAAGCTATAGATTAAATGAAAACAATAACTTAAAGCGGAGAAGGTTGGACGTCAGGCCCATCCCCTCCGCCAAGCATCCACTCAAGGTGCTGAAATTGGATCGAAAATTTCAAGTCAGTTGGTGTTCCCACCTTCCTGCCCACCAATAGTTCGGTCAGTATGGTCTCGTGCGCGCGGACGGCATGGATGACCCATTCAGCTCGATCAACAGACACTGATTTTTTTGAGGAAACCGCCCGCATGCCACGCGACGCTGCGCTATGACGTTGAGGATGGTCAATAACGGCCACGATCTCTCAATCTCAGGCGGAAAACATGCCTCTCCACAATGCACCTCTCTACTTGTCTGTCTCGCAAGTGGCAGAACGCTTCGGCGTCTCTGAAGATACCATCTGGCGCTGGAAACGGAACGGCACGTTCCCGGCGCCGCGTCGCCTTGGACCGAAGATGACGCGCTGGAGACTCACCGACGTCCTCGAGTTCGAAGCGGGTCTCGAAGCCTGCATGGTGATGACGTTCGACACGTCGGGCATCACTTTCAGGCCCTGAAACCTGTCTCATGATCGAACTGCACATGCTCCGGACCCGGTTCGGAGAGCGCTACCGCTATGGCATCAAGGAACCAGCATGGCTAATACAGCCGACCATTCGCCCCTCCCGTACGACGATCCTCTTCACATGACAGCCTTCGAGCAGCCTGTTGCTACGGACCTGCCGCCAGGGTTCCTGGTGCGGCACGATGGCATCTACTTTATCAGCGGCGCGGGTGACCCGATCGCGCCCCGCAAGATCTGCGGACCTCTGAAGGTCACGGCTCTCAGCACCACGCCCGACGGACGGCTCGGGAGCAAGGTCGTCAGGTTCACGGACATGGATGGACGGGAGCATGAACGGCTTGTCCCTCTGGCCAACTTCGGACCCGGTGCAGCGAAAGTGGTACAGTCGCTGCGTTCTGCTGGGCTGCGCGTGACCTATGGCGCTGACACCGATGTCGCGCGTCTACTTGATGAATGGGCCCCGGCGCAACGCGTGATCGAACTCGATCAGCATGGTTGGGTGGGGGGCGCGATGGATGCGTTTCTGACTGCAGACGGATGCTGCGTCGGGCTCGACTCCTATCGGTGTTGCGACGCGTTGGTCGAGACCACGCCGGCCTGCGGTACGCTAGACGCTTGGCGTGTCGACGTGGCAACGCCCTGCGGCAATGACCCGCTTGCGATTCTGGCTCTTTGTTCCGGGTTTGTCGGCCCGTTGATGCGCATCCTCGACTTGCCTTCAGGCGGCGTCAACTTTGCGGGCGTGACATCTGTGCAGGGCGACCTGCTGATGGCCGTCTGTCGGTCCGTTGGGCTTGCTTCGGTATGCACGACAGGACTGTCTGGCAAGGCCTTGCTTCGTGCCCGCTACCGTTCCCAGGACGGAACATTTGTTTTGGGTGAACTCGGCGCGGGCGACGCTTCACGAATTTTCAAGGCCCTTGCTGCCGCCGCCCTTGGAGGGTCTGGCGACCGCTTGCACTATGACAGGTCCTTCGTCGTTAGTTGCAGCCCATGGTCGATGGAGGGCATGCCGGTTCGGCGCCTGGGCGCCTGGGCGCCAGGACGCTGATTGACAGCCTGATCGAGATTGATGGCAGTGCATGCACGCTTCCGACCGAAGTTGCACAACCACATGAAACCCGAGCCGAAGCGCCTTCAGGACGTGGTCTATGCCGTGCTGGTCGACAACCTGGCCAGCGGCAAGCTTCGCCAAGGCATGCGGCTGCGCGAGTCCGAGCTTGCGCGTCAGTTCACGCTAAGCCGAGTGCCGATTCGTGCAGCGCTCAAACGGCTGGAAAGCGACGGTAGGTTGGAATTTAACGGCCGCCGCGGCTACCGCGTGCTGGGCGAAGCCCATGACGCAGGCGATGCAGCCTGTGACGAGGACGCGCCGCTTCTGTCGATCCCGTCCGTCGCCCGAGACGGACTGGAATCTCGCAACTGGCGGCATCGGCTTTTCGAAGAAGTGCAGACGGCGATCGCCTCGGCGATGGTCTTCGGCAGCTTCGGCATCAATGAGAAGGCGATGGCCGAGCACTACGGTGTCAGCCGCAGCGTCGCGCATGAAATCATCACGCGGATGGAGCGGGTCGAGAAGAACGGCAGCTACATCGTGGGCGAAGAGAAGGTCGAGGACGGCACCGCCACGCTCGATGGCCTTGAGCTGACCGTCGGTGGCATGTGAGAGATACGATTACCAAGGGCTTCGACGTTCAGCTTCTGGCCCCCGCGCGCCGCGGTCTTTTGGCTCTGAGCCGCGAAACTCCGGCAGGCGAGGGTGGTGCGTACATACCAAAGAATGTGGACAGAGAGGTGGCCGGGCGGTATACAGACGAAAGAATGTTCGGTGCCCCTTGGGGGAATCGGGCTGGCATGGCCGTGAACCGGCGAACGACCTGAGTGAAAGGAACACCCGATTGGGGGCTCGCAGGGGAAAGAGTGGCGCGGGCAGCAGGCCGCTGGCGGTCGACGGGGCGCATGAGCACGTCTACGTCGCGCGGGAACGCGATGCGACGGTTTCCGCCCGGGCTGACTTTGGGCAGTCTGGTATCGCAGCCATCTCCGGCGCCATCGGCATGGGTCTCGCAACCCAGAACGCCACGGCAGAGGGCCAGACATCCCTTCAGGCCGCGCTTGCCCCCAAAGAGGCCCCGGGTCAGGAGGCCGGAGAGGCTGGTCGGAAGCGGGCGCCCGATGCAAACAGGAAGCCGGTGGAGTCCGATGAAGCCGAGGCCGGACCTGCGGATGAGACCGGATTGCAGGCGGCCCCGCAGGTGGAGGTGCCGACGGCGGAAGGCCTGGCCGATTTCGTGTCGCAGGACACGGTCGAGATCGATGTAGGTGCAGGGACTTTCCCCTTTGCCGATTCTGACACCCGTGATGAGCCTACGGCGGTGGAGGTCGCAAGGGCGGCGACGGCAGATGCGATCGATGCAGCCCCGTCTGCCGCGGTCCCTGAAGCGGTTGTCGACACGCGATCGGACGTCGGCGTCGCCAAGCCATTGGGGCCGGCGGACAGCGACAGCGATCAACCGCCTTCCGTTTCGCCTTCGGTGCCAGAGGAGCCTCCTGCACCTTCGACTGACAAGGCGGCAAACGGATTCGGGGACGATGAACCCGGCGATGCGGTCGCAGACGGGGGCGGTGTGCTGGATGGCGTTGTTGGCGACGATGGGCTTGTGGACTCGGTTGTCGATGCGGTGACCGGCGACGACGGTCTTCTGGACGGTATTGTCGGCGACGACGGTCTGGTGGACTCGGTACTCGACGCGGTGGTTGGCGAAGACGGTCTTCTGGACGGCATTGTCGGGGACGACGGTCTGGTGGACTCGGTACTCGACGCGGTGGTTGGCGAAGACGGTCTTCTGGACGGTATTGTCGGGGACGACGGTCTGGTGGACTCGGTACTCGACGCGGTGGTTGGCGAAGACGGTCTTCTGGATGGCATTGTCGGGGACGACGGTCTGGTGGACTCGGTACTCGACGCGGTGGTTGGCGAAGACGGTCTTCTGGATGGCATTGTCGGCGACGACGGTCTGGTGGACTCGGTTCTCGACACGGTGACCGGCGAAGGCGGCGTTGTCGACGCGGTGCTTGGCGAGGACGGTCTGCTGGATGGCATTGTCGGCGACGACGGCCTCGTGGACTCGGTTCTCGACACGGTGACCGGCGACGGCGGCGTGGTTGACGCGGTGCTTGGCGACGACGGTCTTCTGGACGGCATTGTCGGCGACGATGGCCTCGTGGACTCGG
This region of Ponticoccus alexandrii genomic DNA includes:
- a CDS encoding Crp/Fnr family transcriptional regulator, yielding MITIMQTSISLLFKNARDTGLAPGETLFAAGEDVADIFMVRSGRVHLQRHTTHGAQMVLQNAGPGGVVAEASAYSSRYHCDAIAAEESAVAGLPKQRFLSALADDPALATGWSALLARSVQAARLRSEIRSLTRVADRLDAWLGEGNALPEKGRWQEVAAELGVTREALYRELSQRRTNNHSL
- a CDS encoding DUF927 domain-containing protein; this translates as MTAFEQPVATDLPPGFLVRHDGIYFISGAGDPIAPRKICGPLKVTALSTTPDGRLGSKVVRFTDMDGREHERLVPLANFGPGAAKVVQSLRSAGLRVTYGADTDVARLLDEWAPAQRVIELDQHGWVGGAMDAFLTADGCCVGLDSYRCCDALVETTPACGTLDAWRVDVATPCGNDPLAILALCSGFVGPLMRILDLPSGGVNFAGVTSVQGDLLMAVCRSVGLASVCTTGLSGKALLRARYRSQDGTFVLGELGAGDASRIFKALAAAALGGSGDRLHYDRSFVVSCSPWSMEGMPVRRLGAWAPGR
- a CDS encoding GntR family transcriptional regulator gives rise to the protein MAVHARFRPKLHNHMKPEPKRLQDVVYAVLVDNLASGKLRQGMRLRESELARQFTLSRVPIRAALKRLESDGRLEFNGRRGYRVLGEAHDAGDAACDEDAPLLSIPSVARDGLESRNWRHRLFEEVQTAIASAMVFGSFGINEKAMAEHYGVSRSVAHEIITRMERVEKNGSYIVGEEKVEDGTATLDGLELTVGGM
- a CDS encoding AlpA family phage regulatory protein; this encodes MAERFGVSEDTIWRWKRNGTFPAPRRLGPKMTRWRLTDVLEFEAGLEACMVMTFDTSGITFRP
- a CDS encoding c-type cytochrome → MRKSRWKTVGGGALTAGLIAAVSSGWYYSRPASSVRILADGIAQGRQVYADQCASCHGPDLAGQPDWSTPLPSGRLPAPPHDASGHTWHHSDEILFRIVREGTAAIVGGGYESDMPGFADVLSDAEIRAVLDYIKSTWPERERTYQLEVSRSG
- a CDS encoding multicopper oxidase family protein, with translation MNSLSRRGFLAATAAAIGAAQMPRTAFAQAVAPIGLSATTRTLDIEGRAATVFGLSGPGGQGLVLDPGQRFRVDLTNDLDIGTIIHWHGQIPPNLQDGVPDMPMPLLAPGETRSYDFEARPGTHWMHSHVPVQEMTLLAAPLIVRRPEDLAADRQEVVMFLHDFSFRPADQVLAEITAGMADHDMSAMGAESSVGGMAGMNHGGMQMGGMAMNGMAMDLNDFDFDAYLANDRTLSDPEVVPVERGGRVLLRVINAAAATSFWIDPGEVPARLVATDGHAVEPVAGRRFGLAMGQRLDIELDLPGSGAFPVLALREGARERTGLVLATPGAAVPRITALSDEETRAFDTDLAQEVLLKGATATAIAPVAPRPVDRTHMMMLQGGMMPYGWTIDGRSWGNHTPLQAKSGERVEITFHNMSMMGHPMHLHGHVFQVVNVNGRAIIGALRDTVYVPPMAMVTVALDAGEAARWMLHCHHMPHLSTGMMTEFAVSA